The genomic region CCGGCCGCGGCAAGGGAGGCAAGGGGCTCGGCAAGGGCGGCGCCAAGCGCCACCGGAAGGTGCTGCGCGACAACATCCAgggcatcaccaagccggcgatCCGGCGCCTCGCTCGGAGGGGCGGCGTGAAGCGCATCTCCGGCCTCATCTACGAGGAGACCCGCGGCGTGCTCAAGATCTTCCTCGAGAACGTCATCCGCGACGCCGTCACCTACACGGAGCACGCCCGCCGCAAGACCGTCACCGCCATGGACGTCGTCTACGCGCTCAAGCGCCAGGGCCGCACCCTCTACGGCTTCGGCGGCTAGGCTCTTCCTCGCCACCCCACTGCAGATCCCGAAAGTTTGATACCGCGACTTGTGTAGTTCGCTAGTTCCTCTGTAGTTCGCTATTTCCTCTGTATTTCGTACTGAATCGTGGAGCAAAGTTATTCGCAGTTTGTTAGAAATCAAATATGTCTCTATAATACCTTGTCTCTGACTTTGTTCTGCTGCATTTCTGTTACGTAAAATTGTACTATCTTCTGTGATGCA from Triticum urartu cultivar G1812 unplaced genomic scaffold, Tu2.1 TuUngrouped_contig_2648, whole genome shotgun sequence harbors:
- the LOC125527032 gene encoding histone H4; its protein translation is MSGRGKGGKGLGKGGAKRHRKVLRDNIQGITKPAIRRLARRGGVKRISGLIYEETRGVLKIFLENVIRDAVTYTEHARRKTVTAMDVVYALKRQGRTLYGFGG